A genome region from Myxococcales bacterium includes the following:
- a CDS encoding class I SAM-dependent methyltransferase — MSDQLEKILKKSMFTLGTFIEKVIGKAKEVKVQTSIRSGVQPILSVESLMDYPKLKELIDLSVNKIMERYIPDLSGKTTLELGEGPAAYGSKLLARQAELAVAVEIGGGSVGRQGDISRGYIVRSTAQALPFPAESFSYLLARMATPIQGDLSRALSEMGRVLSRGGQGVLVDYHPFGLYTKRGSGKLRPADSMVRRFEDYYRICKAANLRVVDVREVFVDETMRGQFASEEIQAYRQLKGTPLLIFIFFYKSKK, encoded by the coding sequence ATGTCCGATCAGCTCGAAAAAATTCTGAAGAAGTCGATGTTCACGCTCGGCACCTTCATCGAAAAGGTTATCGGCAAGGCCAAAGAGGTGAAGGTCCAGACGAGCATCCGAAGCGGGGTGCAGCCGATACTCTCCGTCGAAAGCCTGATGGACTATCCGAAGCTGAAGGAGCTCATAGACCTCTCTGTAAATAAGATCATGGAGCGCTATATCCCCGATCTTTCCGGTAAAACTACGCTGGAGCTCGGAGAGGGGCCTGCGGCATACGGCTCGAAGCTTCTCGCGCGTCAGGCCGAGCTGGCGGTGGCGGTAGAGATAGGCGGTGGCTCGGTGGGGCGGCAGGGGGATATCTCGCGCGGATATATCGTCCGCAGCACTGCACAGGCGCTTCCGTTTCCGGCGGAGAGTTTCTCATATCTGCTGGCGAGGATGGCCACCCCGATTCAGGGGGATTTAAGCAGGGCGCTTTCCGAAATGGGGAGGGTGCTTTCTCGCGGAGGGCAGGGCGTGCTTGTGGACTATCACCCGTTCGGCCTCTATACAAAGCGCGGCTCAGGCAAGCTTCGTCCTGCGGACTCCATGGTGCGAAGGTTCGAGGATTATTATAGGATTTGCAAAGCTGCGAATCTTCGCGTTGTCGATGTGCGCGAGGTTTTTGTCGATGAGACGATGCGCGGTCAATTCGCCAGCGAGGAAATCCAGGCTTATAGGCAGCTCAAAGGGACGCCGCTGCTCATCTTCATATTCTTTTACAAATCAAAAAAATAG
- a CDS encoding RidA family protein, which translates to MNFDDKLDELFIDLPEPSAEIGNTVNFVTSGKLLHVSGVLPYVDGKLQYSGKVGIEIKPDTAKLAAKTAAIAMLGIVQSALGGTINKIKRVVKLEVHIATGVDCIHHEKIADGASELFVQIFGPYGKHVRNAYGVTSLPKNSCVAVSGVFEVK; encoded by the coding sequence ATGAATTTTGACGACAAGTTGGATGAGCTTTTCATAGACCTTCCGGAGCCGTCGGCAGAGATAGGCAATACGGTCAACTTCGTTACCTCGGGGAAACTTCTCCACGTCAGCGGCGTGCTTCCATACGTAGATGGAAAGTTGCAGTATTCCGGAAAGGTCGGCATCGAAATAAAGCCCGATACCGCCAAGCTCGCCGCGAAGACGGCAGCTATAGCGATGCTTGGGATAGTGCAAAGCGCCCTCGGCGGAACTATCAACAAGATAAAACGCGTAGTGAAGCTCGAAGTTCATATCGCTACTGGGGTTGACTGTATACATCACGAGAAGATTGCAGACGGTGCAAGCGAGCTATTCGTGCAGATATTCGGCCCATATGGAAAGCACGTTCGCAACGCCTACGGCGTCACCAGTCTTCCTAAAAATTCCTGCGTTGCAGTGTCGGGGGTTTTTGAAGTGAAATAA
- a CDS encoding leucyl aminopeptidase, translated as MKFVTTPEEKVLADKCDILAIGCVQSKLKGKTIPSFGQLLKISDEKLSGELMKQTRVEKFTAKKSTSMTLFSAGLVAPRYIMLYGLGERQEISLDDIRNFASAATRSTEKIHGKKCAVVLPKLPSSIELPDAARAIAEGTMLGSYAYENYKSDEDDKHERVTEVSITIDRPSEKFKKALDFGAALAEATVRARDMINTPANYMTPSHLIVEAKRIAKTAGLSCTVYDKKRMADEKMECILSVAKGSEEPPALIILEYCPKKKPKKHVVLVGKGVTFDAGGISLKPPQGMPTMKDDMAGAAAVIAAMSTIGNFKPGIKVTAIIPAVENLPDGKALKPGDIIRAKNGKTIEIITTDAEGRLILADALVLASEMKPSAIVDLATLTGGALYCCGELYSLIMGNDERLIAKMMAAAKSSGEPMWQLPMVEEYKKGYTSGIADLKNSGKSKAQTIMGAIFLREFVDEKIPWAHIDIAASSWTEEKLPLSDLGGTGAMTRSLIEFVMKF; from the coding sequence ATGAAATTCGTCACAACCCCGGAAGAAAAAGTTCTCGCAGACAAGTGCGATATTCTGGCCATCGGATGCGTACAATCCAAATTAAAAGGTAAAACTATACCTTCCTTCGGGCAACTTTTAAAAATATCTGACGAAAAACTTTCCGGCGAATTGATGAAACAGACCAGGGTCGAAAAATTTACGGCAAAAAAATCCACATCGATGACGCTCTTCTCGGCAGGGCTCGTAGCGCCGAGGTACATAATGCTGTATGGGCTGGGCGAACGTCAGGAAATATCCCTCGACGACATAAGAAATTTCGCTTCCGCCGCAACCCGCAGCACCGAGAAAATCCACGGCAAGAAATGCGCAGTAGTCCTGCCCAAACTTCCATCATCCATCGAGCTTCCTGATGCGGCACGTGCAATAGCCGAAGGGACGATGCTAGGCTCGTATGCTTATGAAAACTACAAGAGCGACGAAGATGACAAGCACGAACGGGTCACGGAGGTTTCAATCACCATCGATCGCCCGTCGGAAAAATTCAAAAAGGCACTCGATTTCGGCGCAGCTCTGGCGGAGGCAACCGTTCGCGCGCGCGATATGATAAACACACCCGCCAACTATATGACCCCGTCGCACCTGATCGTCGAAGCGAAGCGCATAGCCAAAACAGCAGGGCTCTCTTGCACGGTCTATGACAAAAAACGCATGGCTGATGAAAAGATGGAATGCATACTCTCGGTGGCAAAAGGCTCTGAGGAACCTCCCGCCCTGATAATCCTCGAATATTGCCCTAAGAAAAAACCGAAGAAGCACGTTGTTCTGGTCGGGAAGGGAGTGACATTCGACGCAGGCGGAATTTCGTTAAAGCCTCCACAGGGGATGCCGACGATGAAGGATGACATGGCTGGGGCGGCCGCCGTCATCGCCGCGATGTCAACGATTGGAAATTTCAAGCCGGGCATAAAGGTGACAGCTATCATCCCGGCTGTTGAAAATCTTCCCGACGGAAAGGCGCTGAAGCCAGGCGACATAATCCGCGCAAAAAACGGCAAGACGATAGAGATCATAACGACTGATGCCGAAGGGAGGCTTATCTTGGCCGATGCCCTGGTTCTGGCCTCCGAAATGAAGCCCAGCGCGATAGTCGATCTAGCGACGCTGACCGGTGGCGCGCTTTACTGCTGCGGCGAGCTCTATTCGCTTATCATGGGAAATGACGAAAGGCTGATCGCCAAAATGATGGCTGCGGCGAAGAGTTCCGGCGAGCCAATGTGGCAACTCCCGATGGTAGAGGAGTACAAAAAGGGTTACACATCCGGAATCGCAGACCTGAAAAATTCCGGCAAGAGCAAGGCACAGACAATAATGGGGGCTATTTTTCTTCGCGAATTCGTGGACGAAAAAATTCCGTGGGCGCATATCGACATCGCCGCGTCCAGCTGGACCGAAGAAAAACTCCCGCTTTCTGATCTCGGCGGCACTGGCGCGATGACAAGATCGCTCATCGAATTTGTGATGAAGTTCTAA
- a CDS encoding TIGR02757 family protein produces the protein MSMISKKDLDELYCRLNRREYVSPDPLQFLYNYSEGVDREIVALIASSLAYGRVAQILKSVEKVLNLVKNPSNFIENNNFKSMRMLFKDFKHRFTTGDEIASMLFAVKGAVERFGSLEGCFCDGFSASAADISAAMAKFVDNMNKLAEKPLGYLLPSPISGSACKRLNLFARWMVRCDEVDPGFWRGIPPSKLIIPLDTHMYRICSSIGFTSRKSADFKTAAEITASLREFSPEDPVKYDFSLTRLGIRSDMDPSSFIAKFSSGETNGTYSKKKAF, from the coding sequence ATGTCCATGATATCGAAAAAGGATCTCGATGAGCTCTACTGCCGTCTAAATCGGCGGGAATACGTCTCCCCTGATCCGCTTCAGTTTTTGTACAACTACAGTGAAGGGGTCGATAGAGAGATCGTCGCTCTCATTGCGTCCTCGCTTGCATATGGCAGGGTAGCGCAGATATTAAAAAGTGTCGAAAAAGTCCTAAATTTGGTTAAAAATCCGTCAAATTTTATTGAAAATAACAATTTTAAGTCGATGAGAATGCTTTTTAAGGACTTTAAACATCGTTTTACGACTGGGGATGAAATTGCATCTATGCTATTTGCAGTAAAGGGAGCGGTGGAGAGGTTTGGATCTCTGGAGGGATGCTTTTGCGATGGTTTTTCGGCTTCTGCGGCGGATATCTCCGCGGCTATGGCAAAATTTGTCGATAACATGAATAAATTGGCTGAAAAACCGCTTGGATATCTTCTTCCTTCGCCGATTTCGGGGAGCGCCTGCAAACGATTGAACCTCTTTGCGAGGTGGATGGTGAGGTGTGATGAGGTCGATCCCGGTTTTTGGAGAGGAATTCCCCCCTCGAAGCTGATCATTCCCCTCGATACGCATATGTACAGGATATGCTCCTCAATCGGCTTTACATCGAGAAAAAGCGCCGATTTCAAGACCGCCGCTGAGATCACCGCCTCTCTTCGTGAATTTTCCCCGGAAGATCCGGTAAAATATGATTTTTCCCTAACCCGCCTCGGCATAAGAAGCGACATGGACCCTTCATCATTCATAGCCAAGTTCTCTTCGGGGGAGACAAACGGTACCTATTCCAAAAAGAAGGCGTTTTAA